The segment tcactctaaaatagagtttagggtaaaaaatgctccaatggtactctatttctcactctataatagagtgaaaaataggtttactccaaatatagagtaacttgttttttttttgttcatcactctattttctactctaaaatagagtaccattggagcaaactcaaactctattatagagttactctattttagagtaagaaaatagagtaagccattggagatggtctaattACACCCACCTTCACAAAGCATAAGTAAACAAGTAAGCTATGAGAACACTTCTTTGATTAGAACACATGAAGAAGTCCGTAGAGTGATTAGAAAAAGGTCCCCCATTTCTTTCACTTTGACCCCTCTAAAACCCAAACAATACACAACCccaataggcaaacgacaatcaaGCTAAGGAAATGGCAATCGGACTCCTCACAACATGGTACTTATCTGTCCAACTAAACCATCCGAACTGGTACTGACCCTTTTCAGTCACATTCATCTTGTCCTTCCGTATCGTGACCATGATTTTAAACCGCTTCTTTTGACCAATCCGGTTGAATGACAACACACTCGGTTTAGCCTTAACAGAGACTCCCAATGGCGATCTAGCACTGAATATATATGTGCTTGTTGAGTTACCATTCCCAACATTTGTAACCGTTCTTTTAACAGTCACCGTCCTATTGAGATTTGGGATCGAAATTGATGGATAATTAAGGTTATAACCAGGGGGGATTTTACTTGGACATTTGAATGTCGGGTCAATATTGGTAAAACCAACTGAGCAACCGTAGAGAAGATAAGCTCGGTATGATGCATCATAAACTAAACCGGGATCAGCAGCTTTGGTAGGTCTGAAATGTCCTGACCCGAGTGCAAATGGATTTGCAGGTAAACCACTAATATCTTGGATCGGTTTCTTCTCATCATTGGTCATCCAAGCTATAACAGTTACAAGAAACACATTAAGTACATCTTAAAGACTATTGAACAAGAGTTGGGTTAGGTAAACAAAACCAGCCAAATAATCAAGTTCTTTTTTCTGTTTACCAGTGGTCATAAGAGCAGATCTTATAGCAGCACTACTCCACTTAGGATGAATAGCTTTAAGAAGAGCAATTGCACCAGAAACATGAGGACAAGACATGGAAGTTCCTGTGTAGATATTATAATCAGCAACTCTTTGATCTACCCAAAGTTTGCTCGGTGAATCAGCTCCGCTCCACGCAGCTAGTATATTCAGTCCTGGTGCAGTAATATCCGGCtgtaaaaatagtaaaatatattaaaccgGTTTATTCGTTGTAGTTTTTTGTTTGCTCAAGTTAAAAGAACTTATAAAGTTACCTTTAGAATATTAGGATCTACCACATTCGGACCACGACTAGAAAACCCGGTCATTAAAGGAGCTGGCTGGTTTTTGTAAACAGTGGTCCCTGGTTTGATGAAAGCTATGGGGTTTTTATCGGTTTTGATATAGTCGAGAATTTTTTCGACCACGGTGGGGGTAACGGCAGCAGTGGCAACAAAGTGAGAGTCTGAAGGAATTTCATTGCCGTTAGCTAGAGAATTCCCCAGAATCATACCAACTCCTCCGGCTCGTTTTACTTCCATACCTTTACCAATTCTTGAACCTGCTCCTCTTAAACATAAAACCACTTTACCATTCACAAGCTCCGGTTTAAGTGAATTCGGTAAGCATTGCCTTCACCAAAGAAACAAAACCCagcaaattaaaatagaaaaaccaAATAAGATTAACTATCAAACTTAATAAGAGAGCAAGTCTTACGATGTATTATTCAATGCAATACCGGGAACAGCCACATTAGCAGCATACACCAGAGGCGCAAATTTATCCATTTTAAATGCTGTTATCGACTCCGTCTAAATAACACAAAAGAAAACTATATGTTATACCAGTACCGTGCAAAGGTTTTTGGAGGTTCGAAGCAagttcaaaaatacattttacatGATATCTTTTTTAATAATAGTtctatttaaattcaaattatataaaatacttttaatatatataacactaaaaagatttgaattattacataaacgttttctaaaatttcttcaccaaaatcttataaaaaaaaattaaatcatgatCAAAAGTATGAATTTgtaatataaaaacaaagatACAATTTTTTGACTGAAATGTTGGTATCTGTCAAAAAAGTAAATCTTAGcacttaaattaaatataataaactatatattcaaaatgttataattttttttatcaaattctcatacatatataaaataaatctaatttaTAGCATATAAAAAGAAGACCAATATGGATCAAATATTTACAGTTCTTTAGAAGTaaaatctttatagttttatttaaaatagagCAAAAATGATCGCAAACCTAGTTATTCTAAACATAAGTCAAattcaaaatcaattaaaaataaaaatctaactaagaaaatatgttaactaccatgtaaaaatatattttgtaattaggGGTCCTGAAATTTCTACAAATTTTGGGGGCTCTAGGCAAATGTCCTTTTAAAAAGCTCGTAAGCACGACTCTGTGTTATACAAAAGAATACCATATGCAataatgcatatatatataaatgacttTTTTAATTGTGGGGTAATATTACCTTGACTGTATATCCATTACCAAGTACCAGACCCCCAACGAAAACTCGATCAAGAGTACTAGCTCCGACGGTAATAATCCATGGCGCTGGGTTCGACAAAGTCCCCGGTTTCGGCCCTGAGTTCCCCGCGCTAGCCGCAACTACGATATTTCTTTTAACCGCATGCAACGCTCCTATCGCGATTCCATCTTGGGAATATGGCAAAGGGTCCGTAGTCCCGATGGAGACGCTGATCACGTGAACCCCATCGCCGATCGCATCATCAATCGCGGcaagcatgtcttcttgtagaCATACGTTTCCGTCAACTTTTTCTTGGTTGGGCTTGGCCCAACAGGCTTTGTAGACGGCTAGACGAGCTAACGGTGCACCACCTGATGCCGAGCCCATGGCAAAACCACCGAGTGCGGATGCACCTTTGACTCTGCGGCCAACCGCGGTAGAGGCTGTGTGGGATCCATGTCCGTCGGGGTCTCGTGGAGACAAGAAGTCTCTGTTTGCTGTAACGTTGAACGCTCCGTAATATTTTTCGTACCCCTTCACGTAATACCTTGCTCCAATAATTTTCCTGTAATTAGTGAAAACGAAAACATGCAAAGTTGCAATTGTTAATTCTTTTGTGTGAAATCCAAATCActgtataattaaaatatttaaaaacaaaatatgacaTACAACTACAACCAAACcgggatatatataaaaaagtagtagataaataaatgtttttataagtAGTATTTACTATGCACAAGCACACAAATAGTGAATCCTTGAACAAGtaatatatgaatgatatgttaaaaatatagaCATGTAAACCCGGGAACACATTGATATTGTAAACATTAGATATGATTATAAAGCAAACAAGGGAGAAGTCACGGGTGTCCAAGATTATCTAGAAAGAATCAAATAAGTTTTTGTCCCTTACATATATTACCAAAGTTTGTTATAAAAGAACCAGAGCTTATCTAGATACCAAAGTTTCAATTTCATGTAACAAAATAGCCAATATATATGTCTTTTTATTTGTACGATTTTATGGCAGTCTTACATAAGTGAACAGTAAGACTTTGCAGAGTAaatatttctaataatttatttttataatatatacatatatttatgttaCATATTATTTAAGATAATAAAGTAAGAATAGAGACTCGTGAACGATGTCGCAGAAGCTTAAAAGTTGGGATCAATTATAGCAACCGAACAAAACACTGAGACAGCGACCTAATGTTTTGGACAGTGCAAGTCACAAAACTATACCTTCTATGGGAAATGTTGCTATATcttgaaaaaaggaaaaatgcATGTTGTAATAAAATGGAATCCTAAaccctttatcaaaaaaaatggaatccttACATATACCTTAATTgtaaaatattgaaataattcattttaaacaatttatttgGTGATTAGATTTGCAGTATTGCAGAATGGTTTGtataattaaaacaataaattatGTTGAATGATGTATTGTTCTTAATGTCTCTTAGATTTCACCATTTTTTTACTGATGATTCTATTAAGAATATATCAACCTGactaatttaagaaaatattcgtCTACTTTATTGCATGGGTGGAACGACGATGCTATTATGCCAATTATACGTActgtttttataattatatataactgaAAAATCGTGAAATAGTTTCAGGATTCTACATTTCAAAGCTCACCAGTCGTCACAACTAACATCATTATTCACAAACATACATGATTTTCATATGCACAGGACCTTGATGATCAATACGGaacaatacatcacatcatATATAGAAAGAAGTTTCTCGCACTGAGCATATGGTTCATTGGATCTTTGCTAAAGAACCAAAGATGATATGGAcgtgtaatattttattaatacatttctaattctttttttttggtgtaatacATTTCTAATTCTTGCCAAAAAgatttgcctttttttttgtttttacatatTTGGATTTTTGGGGTTTAAATATTTGACTAATTCAAGTCATAGAACTAGATATAAATTGCCACGTATGTGTATCTATACTCTACAGTCTGTATAATAGATATACAGATGCCAACATCCTTTGTATCTCAAAAGAACTACATCTATTTGTTTGACAGTCAAAATAAAGAAACTACATATATGTAGCTAAAGTAAAATTGAGTGAATATTTAAAACGATCAATAATTTAGTTAagatattttttctaattttgtcacgaaataatattttacttataaTCAAAGTGAAGATATTTATATTTGCTTAGAGAAATTGGAGAAATTATCTTACCGGTTGCAGTGAGAAGAGTTAAAGGCAATTCCGGTTTGGCAGATTCCTTTCCATGATTCTGGAACGGGTCCCATTCCTTTGTCACTGAAACTCTTTGATTCCGGCCAGACCCCTTttatttttccaaaataaatatgagaaaagaaaaacacattATTCTCCGATTATATCTCAACAAGGTGGCAATGATGGATTAATAATAtggtttaaatattataatgatatGAAACCAAAAGatgtaagaaaataaattagaattttCCTTGAATCTTGAATTTCTTGATCATAACGCAACTCTTTATGTTCTAGTCACGTAAAGATTCAAATATCAACGTTGGAGTTAGGTCCAGTTAAGTTTTGTATACGTTTTCCATCAAAATGAAAACAGTGATTATTCTCATAattcaataaatatattaatctaAATATCGAAAACCCATCTTATGGCTGTTATCTCGGCGCCTACATCCGTATGTGCGTGCGTGAAGAAACAGGAGACAAAAGCAAAAATACAAAGCAAGGATATAACACAGACAAAGGTTCACATGAATTTGATTCTTTACCATTCATTTTATCCTAAAATCGTTAACGGGAAAACTGAAAATATCTATAAACCATAACGTGTTAATTTAATTAAGTCAATAATTATGCTTTTTAGTTCGTTTTGCAAATGACAATTGATTATGATACTATCTTATCAGAAATAACAAGTAAAGAATATATTAACGGAAATGGTCTCGCTTTTCTTTGCTAAAATAAAATACTGACAGCTTAAAAAGAAacctattttcatattttgtaactaacagaaaataataatattctaAATATTCAGTAGAGACAGCTTAACTTACCACTGTCGAGGACACCGACGATGATTCCATCTCCATGTTTTGCCTGCTTCAAGAACTTTCTTCCAACGCGAAACCGATCGTCAACATCGTTTTTGGGGCGTTGAACCTCATCTCCATCGGTTTCCTCCTCCTCCAGTCCTACAAACTCCCATGACCGTGTAGTATGCGTTTCATATTTTCTTGGGTGGCTCTCGATTACGGAAATAACCTCTTCCAGTTCtgatataaaaaatacataaaagtcAACAAATTTGAGTTTGAATGAATACCATTTTCCAATCATAGCAAAATagtatttgttttcttcttactTTCTAGTTTAGAGGCTTCATCAGGAGTTAGCTCAGCTGCAAAGCCATTGATGCTATGTTTGTAGCTATACAATAGCGATGATTTGGCTCCTTCTTCGGATTCTTTAACCGAATGAAGATAAGATTGATGGTGTTCTTCAATTTCGTGTAAAGCTTTATCACCTTTATGTTCTCCAAAATAGACTATATACACCTACAAGTAAACCCCAAAAACTATCAATATATTTAATAGAAATGTGAGAGGAATTGATCAAGAAAATACTTGAAATTTGAACCCAATATGTTAGCATGGATATTTGGAATCCAGAATCACTGCAAATTAAAGTTTGGACTGTAGAATGATTAATTTAACGTTTATAATAGAAAATTAATAAGAACCTGTTTTTGTTCAGAGCAAGAAGCTAAGAGGGGGACAAGAAAGAGGAGAGGGACGAGAGAAGTTAGCTTCATGGCCTTGAACCTTTTTTTGGTGGAATGTTGTAGACCTAATGGTTTATAGGGGGTTGATAGCCTATTTATACAAGACAAAGAGCAGCAAGTTTCAAAACTCTAAGAAAATCATGTAAAGAAAAAGTTAGAAGATAACAATTTTAACTAACCGTGGTAATCTAATGGTTGAAAATTCACCATATCTGTCGAAGTCAAGGATAAGTCTTACTCATTGAAACTCCATGTTGGGCCTGTTGGCCACTAAAAATGTTTCAAATGGTTAGGAAACTCACTTTTTACTTGTTAAAATTAGTTGGTTCCAATATagtaatcaaaataattaatggatttgaaaatttGTTCATCACAtttcttaaaagaaaataagatcAAAAACTTTTCTTAAAACATAACAATGTGAATTTAACTACGTTAATGTAAAActacatctatatatatatataatttttttttctctttttacgGCAAGTGTCAGATGGTTTGATGACACGTgtttttcatgtattttttttttttacattttaagtgTTTTTTCCTTTAAACTATTTCAGTTTGCCCAAGTACTTTCAATATGTGTACCATCTAATCATTTTCGCACTAAACATTATTGTATGAagtttgataatatatatatatatatatataaagttagttttttctctttttatgaTAAGTGACAGGGGGTTTGATGACACATGCtccatatattttttacatgaTCTAAACTTAAAACTTCCATAATAactgagataaaaaaaaatcacagtaACACTAACTCAATAAAGGTTTAGAGCTGAAAAGAGATCAACAAACAAGACTAACTTACCTCATCTTACCATAGATATTTTGGCTAGAACaaacagatgacaaaaaaatataaaatatgggACAAAGCATTCCCCCGAACACAAAGGAGCGCAATCAAACACCAACGCAAAAAGCCAAAAATGGGTCAGAGAAAGAACCAAAGTTCTAAAAGACTAACTCTGCGCACTTACACCAAGGGACGCAAGAGAGAAGATAAACAACATGAGGGAGCGAGAATGGAAGCCAACCACCGGTAACAAGTATTATTATATACACAACACAttatagaaagaaaaaacacaTAATATATTAGCATATTACCTACTAAAACACCAAATAATACTCTTCATAAATAAAAACTGACCACAAAAAATCATGCTCCTTCCATTCCTAAAAGATGTatgttctggaaaaaaaattgtttcaaaacgatacattttttacctttttaatgtatgattttatgaaaaattgtaagtttcgaaaaaattaatggtgtttattgaatttctattggctaaaaattatgaaaaattgttattcacaaaaaacaatgcatatttaatgagttttcttaatataagtgaaaagtctagaatatgcatcttttaaaacagagggaatatttaacaacaataaaaaaataccaTGCACGAAGCGCGGGCACGTCCCTATTAGTAATTAATCTATTCTTTGTTTTGTCAATTGATGATAGTGAATTTTCAAAgtatacttttatattttaaatagttaatagAGGTGAacattttttaacataaaatgtATAATTTAGGACAAAGGAAAATAGAACTTTAGTTCAAATAACAACAACTAGATATTGATCTGTGCATTCAAAACGTAATATATTTTCTCACaaacttttataatataatatatattttttataaacttttagtTGTAAGATAATTTGATGTAAATTTACTCTAACAGTTATCCGAAACAATATTTTCATGAATTGTTTGGTGAATAAGTTACAATATCTTAaagatatatagtttttttttaaactatttcccTGATGATTTAGCAAAACAAATCCATCATATTATACTTTTTTCTTGGCTAATAGGCATTATTTACACTCATCActtcatataaatatttataattccAAGAAATGACGAAGAAAAGTAgggaaataaataacaaatgaGGGATCCACGTATGTAATTTGACTACGATAAAGTATTTGATTGGGGAGATTCAGCTCACCATGCCTTCTGTTTTCTTGGGAAAAACTCTTCTGGCCGTTTTTTGTTTGCTAAGCCAACTCTCGTCAGAGAATTCTGAACTTTTCTACCAGCgaaactttcaatttttcttttcacttgatatttagataat is part of the Brassica rapa cultivar Chiifu-401-42 chromosome A09, CAAS_Brap_v3.01, whole genome shotgun sequence genome and harbors:
- the LOC103839651 gene encoding subtilisin-like protease SBT5.6, with translation MKLTSLVPLLFLVPLLASCSEQKQVYIVYFGEHKGDKALHEIEEHHQSYLHSVKESEEGAKSSLLYSYKHSINGFAAELTPDEASKLEKLEEVISVIESHPRKYETHTTRSWEFVGLEEEETDGDEVQRPKNDVDDRFRVGRKFLKQAKHGDGIIVGVLDSGVWPESKSFSDKGMGPVPESWKGICQTGIAFNSSHCNRKIIGARYYVKGYEKYYGAFNVTANRDFLSPRDPDGHGSHTASTAVGRRVKGASALGGFAMGSASGGAPLARLAVYKACWAKPNQEKVDGNVCLQEDMLAAIDDAIGDGVHVISVSIGTTDPLPYSQDGIAIGALHAVKRNIVVAASAGNSGPKPGTLSNPAPWIITVGASTLDRVFVGGLVLGNGYTVKTESITAFKMDKFAPLVYAANVAVPGIALNNTSQCLPNSLKPELVNGKVVLCLRGAGSRIGKGMEVKRAGGVGMILGNSLANGNEIPSDSHFVATAAVTPTVVEKILDYIKTDKNPIAFIKPGTTVYKNQPAPLMTGFSSRGPNVVDPNILKPDITAPGLNILAAWSGADSPSKLWVDQRVADYNIYTGTSMSCPHVSGAIALLKAIHPKWSSAAIRSALMTTAWMTNDEKKPIQDISGLPANPFALGSGHFRPTKAADPGLVYDASYRAYLLYGCSVGFTNIDPTFKCPSKIPPGYNLNYPSISIPNLNRTVTVKRTVTNVGNGNSTSTYIFSARSPLGVSVKAKPSVLSFNRIGQKKRFKIMVTIRKDKMNVTEKGQYQFGWFSWTDKYHVVRSPIAISLA